One window from the genome of Crassostrea angulata isolate pt1a10 chromosome 2, ASM2561291v2, whole genome shotgun sequence encodes:
- the LOC128173940 gene encoding probable serine/threonine-protein kinase clkA, whose product MMKAVVLLFLLCFVIEEGMSRPTEYSKSEENGNGENNSTSFDVYDNGDDDKGSKDNGDEDDEDDDYTSEDNDYSDENSDGEYESEDYEDDDDRSEDNGDDEKSNGGNRDEENASDDDGDGNTEDYTKEYNVYSKENADGEYKSDEDDDYSDDVERSKGNGDDESDSVCNGDEGNASKDNGEDKTEDYYTREYNGNSKENADGEHKSDEDDNYSEDNGDDEIGSVDNGDYDDRSEDSGENDNGSDGPWNGYNGNGNNGDGYNGYENNGNGNNGDGNDGYENNGNGNNGNNRNGNNGGGNNEYENNGNGNNEYGNNGYENNGNGNNGYDNNGNGYNGYGNNGNGNNGYENNGNGNNVYGNNGYENNGNGNNGYGNNGGNNGYENNGNGNYGNGYNGNGNNGYNNNGNGNNGYEKNGNGNNGNGYNGNGNNGYDNNGNGNNGNGNNGDGNNGYENNGNGNNGNGYNGNGNNGYDNNGNGKNENGNNGNGNNGYGNKWNGYNGNSNNGYENNGNGNNGYGNNGNGNKWNGYNENGNNLNGYNGNGNNGNGYYGNGNNGNGNDGNGNNGYGNNGNGNNGYGNNGNGNNGYGNNGNGNNGNGNNGYGNGNNGNGYIRK is encoded by the exons ATGATGAAGGCTGTGGTTTTGTTGTTCCTTCTCTGCTTTGTCATAGAAGAGGGAATGTCTAGGCCTACCG AATATAGCAAATCAGAAGAAAATGGAAATGGTGAAAATAACTCAACTAGCTTCGATGTATACGACAATGGTGATGACGATAAAGGAAGTAAAGATAATGGtgatgaagatgatgaagaTGACGATTATACAAGTGAGGATAATGATTATTCTGACGAAAATAGTGATGGGGAATATGAAAGTGAAGATTATGAAGATGACGATGACAGAAGTGAAGATAATGGAGATGATGAAAAAAGTAATGGAGGAAATAGAGATGAAGAAAATGCTAGTGACGATGATGGTGATGGCAATACTGAAGATTATACAAAAGAATACAATGTTTATAGTAAAGAAAATGCTGATGGCGAATACAAAAGTGATGAAGATGACGATTATAGTGATGACGTTGAGAGAAGTAAAGGTAACGGAGATGACGAAAGTGATAGTGTATGCAATGGAGATGAAGGAAATGCTAGTAAAGATAATGGGGAAGACAAAACTGAAGACTATTATACAAGAGAATACAACGGTAATAGTAAAGAAAATGCTGATGGCGAACACAAAAGTGATGAAGATGACAATTATAGTGAAGATAATGGAGATGATGAAATAGGTAGTGTAGACAATGGAGATTATGATGATAGAAGCGAAGACAGTGGGGAAAACGATAACGGCAGTGATGGTCCTTGGAATGGATATAACGGGAATGGCAATAATGGGGATGGGTACAATGGGTATGAGAATAATGGAAATGGCAATAATGGCGATGGGAACGATGGGTATGAGAATAATGGAAATGGCAATAATGGGAATAACAGAAATGGCAACAATGGGGGTGGGAATAATGAATATGAGAATAATGGGAATGGCAATAATGAGTATGGCAATAATGGGTATGAGAATAATGGGAATGGGAATAATGGGTATGATAATAACGGAAATGGCTATAATGGATATGGCAACAATGGGAATGGGAATAATGGGTATGAGAATAATGGAAATGGCAATAATGTGTATGGCAATAATGGGTATGAGAATAATGGAAATGGCAATAATGGGTATGGCAATAATGGGGGTAATAATGGGTATGAAAATAACGGAAATGGCAATTATGGGAATGGATATAATGGGAATGGCAATAATGGGTATAACAATAACGGTAATGGCAATAATGGGTATGAAAAAAACGGAAATGGCAATAATGGGAATGGATATAATGGGAATGGCAATAATGGGTATGACAATAACGGGAATGGCAATAATGGAAATGGCAATAACGGGGATGGCAATAATGGGTATGAAAATAACGGAAATGGCAATAATGGGAATGGTTATAATGGGAATGGCAATAATGGGTATGACAATAACGGGAATGGCAAGAATGAAAATGGCAATAACGGAAATGGCAATAATGGGTATGGCAATAAGTGGAACGGCTATAATGGAAATAGCAATAATGGGTATGAGAATAACGGGAATGGCAATAATGGGTATGGCAATAACGGGAATGGCAATAAGTGGAATGGGTATAATGAAAATGGCAATAACTTGAATGGCTATAATGGAAATGGCAACAATGGGAATGGGTATTATGGAAATGGCAATAATGGGAATGGGAATGACGGGAATGGCAATAATGGGTATGGGAATAATGGGAATGGCAATAATGGGTATGGGAATAACGGAAATGGCAATAATGGGTATGGGAATAACGGAAATGGCAATAATGGAAATGGCAATAATGGATATGGGAATGGCAACAATGGAAATGGATATATTAGGAAGTGA
- the LOC128173079 gene encoding uncharacterized protein LOC128173079: MEAPWTIILLMYATPLLLVEAGYFNGGPGLNELAISSEIAPTRACSVIGNIDTLLQCFAGCMKKFRHFYMFGRNSATLTCFCCKDPPQLPLPGTVFNTYIAPPCPLSYSEYTYGYLNICLRFVSNLTTYPMASSVCQQDGGDLVRLDSQRKFDIFQEFVANSTNATVAVWVQGIWDNSTWFYHDGTPLEFTCMLGESNDTSEARMVAKSGNHSGCFGAQYGMLNMFVCEIYRVFSGF; encoded by the exons atggaGGCCCCATGGACAATCATTCTTTTGATGTATGCTACCCCGTTGTTGTTGGTCGAAGCAGGGTACTTCAATGGCGGACCAGGATTGAACGAACTTGCTATTTCTTCAGAAATTGCGCCTACAAGGGCCTGCTCTGTGATCGGAAATATAGACACCTTATTGCAGTGTTTTGCAGGGTGTATGAAGAAGTTTCGACATTTCTACATGTTCGGCAGAAATTCAGCGACTCTCACGTGCTTCTGTTGTAAGGACCCTCCTCAATTGCCACTTCCAGGAACCGTATTTAATACTTACATAGCAC CTCCATGTCCATTAAGTTATTCCGAATACACTTACGGGTATTTGAATATTTGCCTCCGTTTTGTCTCGAATTTGACGACGTATCCAATGGCATCATCCGTTTGTCAGCAAGATGGCGGGGATCTTGTTAGATTGGATTCACAGAGAAAGTTCGACATTTTTCAAGAGTTTGTAG CTAACTCAACAAATGCGACCGTGGCAGTATGGGTGCAGGGGATCTGGGACAACTCTACCTGGTTTTATCATGACGGAACTCCTCTGGAATTTACGTGCATGTTAGGTGAAAGCAATGACACAAGCGAGGCGAGGATGGTAGCAAAGAGTGGAAACCATTCGGGATGTTTCGGTGCACAGTATGGGATGCTGAATATGTTTGTTTGTGAAATTTATAGGGTCTTCAGTGGATTTTAG